The following proteins come from a genomic window of Micromonospora zamorensis:
- the hutU gene encoding urocanate hydratase, producing MTQPIRAARGSQLTTRGWQQEGALRMLMNNLDPEVAERPDDLVVYGGTGKAARDWPSYHALVRTLTDLREDETMLVQSGRPVGVMRTHEWAPRVLLANSNLVGDWATWPEFRRLEQLGLTMYGQMTAGSWIYIGTQGILQGTYETFSAVAAKRFNSTLAGTLTLTAGCGGMGGAQPLAVTMNGGVCLIVDVDRTRLDRRVHDRYLDEVADSLDDAVARVLAAKRDRRALSVGVVGNAAEVFPELLTRGVEIDIVTDQTSAHDPLAYLPVGVDLADARDYAAAKPAEFTDRARASMAKHVEAMVGFLDAGAEVFDYGNSIRGEAQLGGYQRAFDFPGFVPAYIRPLFCEGKGPFRWAALSGDPADIAATDRAILELFPENESLARWIKLAGERVAFQGLPARICWLGQGERDKAGVRFNDMVASGELSAPVVIGRDHLDTGSVASPYRETEGMADGSDAIADWPLLNAMVNTASGASWVSIHHGGGVGIGRSIHAGQVCVADGTALAGQKIERVLTNDPAMGVIRHVDAGYESAREVADRTGVRVPMTEGSPA from the coding sequence ATGACCCAGCCCATTCGTGCCGCACGGGGCAGCCAGCTCACCACCCGCGGGTGGCAGCAGGAGGGCGCCCTGCGGATGTTGATGAACAACCTCGACCCCGAGGTGGCCGAACGCCCCGACGACCTGGTGGTCTACGGCGGCACCGGCAAGGCGGCGCGGGACTGGCCGTCGTACCACGCGTTGGTCCGCACGCTGACTGACCTGCGTGAGGACGAGACGATGCTGGTGCAGTCGGGTCGCCCGGTCGGGGTGATGCGTACGCACGAGTGGGCACCCCGGGTGCTGCTGGCCAACTCGAACCTGGTGGGCGACTGGGCGACCTGGCCGGAGTTTCGCCGGCTGGAGCAGCTGGGCCTGACCATGTACGGGCAGATGACCGCCGGTTCGTGGATCTACATCGGCACCCAGGGCATCCTCCAGGGCACCTACGAGACGTTCTCGGCGGTGGCCGCCAAGCGGTTCAACAGCACTCTCGCGGGGACGCTGACGCTGACCGCCGGCTGTGGTGGGATGGGCGGCGCGCAGCCCCTCGCGGTCACCATGAACGGCGGCGTCTGCCTGATCGTCGACGTGGACCGCACCCGGCTCGACCGTCGGGTGCACGACCGCTACCTGGACGAGGTCGCCGACTCCCTGGACGACGCGGTCGCGCGGGTCCTCGCCGCGAAGCGGGATCGCCGGGCACTGAGCGTCGGCGTGGTCGGCAACGCCGCCGAGGTCTTCCCGGAGCTGCTCACCCGTGGCGTCGAGATCGACATCGTGACCGACCAGACCAGCGCGCACGACCCACTGGCGTACCTGCCGGTGGGGGTGGACCTGGCCGACGCCCGGGACTACGCCGCGGCGAAGCCGGCCGAGTTCACCGACCGGGCCCGGGCGTCGATGGCGAAGCACGTCGAGGCGATGGTCGGCTTCCTCGACGCCGGAGCCGAGGTGTTCGACTACGGCAACTCGATTCGCGGTGAGGCGCAGCTCGGTGGCTACCAGCGCGCCTTCGACTTCCCCGGTTTCGTGCCCGCGTACATCCGGCCGTTGTTCTGTGAGGGCAAGGGGCCGTTCCGGTGGGCGGCGCTCTCCGGCGACCCGGCCGACATCGCGGCCACCGACCGGGCGATCCTGGAGCTGTTCCCGGAGAACGAGTCGCTGGCCCGTTGGATCAAGCTGGCCGGCGAGCGGGTCGCCTTCCAGGGCCTGCCGGCCCGGATCTGCTGGCTCGGTCAGGGCGAGCGGGACAAGGCGGGTGTGCGGTTCAACGACATGGTCGCCTCCGGCGAGCTCTCCGCGCCGGTCGTGATCGGCAGGGACCACCTGGACACCGGCAGCGTCGCCAGCCCGTACCGGGAGACCGAGGGCATGGCCGACGGCTCCGACGCGATCGCCGACTGGCCGCTGCTCAACGCCATGGTCAACACCGCCAGCGGCGCCTCGTGGGTGTCCATCCACCACGGCGGTGGGGTGGGCATCGGCCGGTCGATCCACGCCGGGCAGGTCTGCGTGGCCGACGGCACCGCCCTGGCCGGCCAGAAGATCGAGCGGGTGCTCACCAACGACCCGGCGATGGGCGTCATCCGGCACGTCGACGCCGGCTACGAGAGCGCCCGCGAGGTCGCCGACCGCACCGGGGTCCGTGTGCCGATGACGGAAGGCAGCCCGGCGTGA
- a CDS encoding MurR/RpiR family transcriptional regulator, whose product MNEEAAAASVEQVLDLFDGVRLTPTQRRIAHCLVQHAPAVAYLSAAEVAELAGVSQPSVTRFAVALGHDGYPALRRRLRDLTVATPTGSTDGGNELQQAVRAEMGNLDRLAAQLADRDRIAETGRLLAESRPLPVLGLRAAAPLAAYFAYFAAKVHPDVRVLDDGGSLLTDRLEQAAEAGASAVLAFVLPRYPRETLDALRDARAAGLTVVAITDSPVSPATEHAHVVLPAAVGAQLVFDLHTAPMTLAMVLLQAICDAAPADTQRRLEAFEASAARRQLFLG is encoded by the coding sequence GTGAATGAAGAAGCGGCTGCGGCGTCGGTCGAGCAGGTGCTCGACCTGTTCGACGGGGTGCGGCTCACCCCCACCCAGCGCCGCATCGCGCACTGCCTTGTGCAGCACGCACCCGCCGTGGCGTACCTGTCCGCCGCCGAGGTCGCCGAGCTGGCCGGGGTCAGCCAGCCGTCAGTCACCCGGTTCGCCGTCGCACTTGGCCACGACGGCTACCCCGCGCTGCGCCGCAGGCTGCGCGACCTCACCGTCGCAACGCCAACCGGATCGACGGACGGCGGAAACGAACTCCAGCAGGCGGTACGCGCGGAGATGGGAAACCTGGACCGGCTGGCCGCTCAGCTCGCCGACCGGGACCGGATCGCCGAGACCGGGCGACTGCTCGCCGAGAGTCGGCCGCTGCCGGTGCTCGGCCTACGCGCCGCCGCGCCACTTGCCGCGTACTTCGCCTACTTCGCGGCCAAGGTGCACCCGGACGTACGGGTGCTCGACGACGGCGGCAGCCTGCTCACCGACCGCCTGGAGCAGGCGGCCGAGGCAGGTGCGTCCGCCGTGCTCGCCTTCGTGCTGCCCCGCTACCCACGGGAGACCCTGGACGCGCTGCGCGACGCCCGCGCCGCCGGGCTGACCGTGGTGGCGATCACCGACTCACCGGTCAGCCCGGCCACCGAGCACGCCCACGTGGTGCTGCCCGCCGCGGTTGGCGCGCAGCTCGTCTTCGACCTGCACACCGCCCCGATGACCCTGGCCATGGTGCTGTTGCAGGCGATCTGCGACGCCGCGCCGGCCGACACCCAGCGCCGACTGGAGGCGTTCGAAGCCTCCGCGGCCCGCCGACAGTTGTTCCTCGGTTGA